GTGGCTCATCTTCGACTTCGAGGGAGAGCCCGCCCGCAACTTCACCCAGCGCCGGGAGAAGTACTCGCCCATGCGGGACGTCGCGGGGATGTTGCGCTCGTTCGACTACGCCGAGGCCACGGTGATGTTGGAGGGCAACTCGCCCGGTCCGCGGCTGGCCCCCTGCCGGGAGGCCTTCCTCGAAGGCTACCGAGAGGTCACCCGGGGCGCGGCCTTCCTGCCCGCCGACGAGGCCTCGTTCGGCACGATGCTCCGCGCCTTCGAGTTGGAGAAGCTGCTTTACGAAGTCCGTTATGAACTGCAGAACCGCCCGGACTGGGTGCGTATCCCCGTCCAGGCCCTCTTGAGGATGGAGGAGCCGACGTGAAGAAGCCCGCCGAGCGACAGCCGATCGACACGGAGATTCAGCAGCTCCTCGAGCTGCGCCATTCCGAGCCCCACCACCTGCTCGGCATCCACCCAGACGGGGATGGCGTGGTGGTCCGCGCCTACCGTCCGGATGCCACCGCCATCCACGTCGTCCCAGACTTTGGGGGCCGCGTCCCCATGACGCACCGCAAGGGGGGCATCTTCGAGGCGCGCCTCAACGGGCGGGACCAGGTGTTCAACTACCTGCTGGAGGTGGAGTACCCGGGCAACAAGACCTTCACCCTGAGAGACCCCTACAGCTTCCTGCCCACGCTGGGAGAGCTGGACCTGTACTACGCGGGCCAGGGCCGTCACGAGCGGCTGTGGGAGCGGATGGGGGCGCACCTCATCCACCACAACGGCGTGGCGGGTGTGTCCTTCGCGGCGTGGGCCCCCACGGCGGCGGGCGTCTCCGTGGTGGGAGACTTCAACGGCTGGGATGGCCGCCTGCACCCCATGCGGCGCATGGGCGCGTCCGGCATCTGGGAGCTGTTCATCCCCGAGGTGGGCGAGGGCACGCGGTACAAGTTCGAGATCCGCCCCAACCACGGGGGCGCGCCGCTGCTCAAGGCCGACCCGTTCGCCTTCCGCACGGAAGTCCCACCGGCCACCGCCTCGGTGGTGCATGCCCTGAACCACTTCTCGTGGACGGACACGCAGTGGCTGTCCACCCGGAGCCAGGGAGAGCCCACGCACAAGCCCTGGAGCGTGTACGAAGTCCACATCGGCTCCTGGCGGCGCATCGTGCAGGACGGGGACAGGCCCCTGACCTACCGGGAGCTGGCCCACGAGCTGGGCGACTACGTCAAACGCATGGGCTTCACGCACGTGGAGCTGCTGCCGGTATCGGAGCACCCCTATGGCCCGTCCTGGGGCTACCAGGTGGGCAATTACTACGCACCCACCGCGCGCTACGGGCACCCGGACGACCTGCGCTACCTCATCAACCACCTGCACGAGCAGGGCATCGGCATCCTCATCGACTGGGTGCCCGGCCACTTCCCCCGGGATGCGCACGCGCTGGGGAACTTCGATGGCACGGCGCTCTACGAGCACGCGGATCCCCGGCAGGGCTCACAGCCGGACTGGGGCACGCTGGTCTTCAACTTCGGGCGCAACGAGGTCCGCAACTTCCTCATCGCCAACGCGCTCTTCTGGATCGAGGAGTACCACGTGGACGGGCTGCGCGTGGACGCGGTGGCCTCCATGCTCTACCTGGACTACAGCCGCAAGCACGGCGAGTGGGTCCCCAACCGATGGGGAGGCCGGGAGAACGAAGAGGCCATCACCTTCCTGCGCGAGCTGAACGACTCCGTGCGCAGCAAGCACCCGGGCGTGGTCGTCATCGCCGAGGAATCCACCGCCTGGCCCAAGGTGAGCCAGCCCACCACCGAGGGCGGCCTGGGGTTCCACTTCAAGTGGAACATGGGGTGGATGCACGACACGCTGCTGTACTTCTCGAAGGACCCCATCTACCGGCAACACCACCACAACAACCTCACCTTCGGCCTGCTCTACGCGTTCAGCGAGAACTTCATGCTGCCGCTGAGCCATGACGAGGTGGTGCACGGCAAGGGCTCCCTGTACGGCCGGATGCCCGGGGATGCCTGGCAGAAACAGGCCAACCTCCGGGCCTTGCTGGCCTGGATGTGGGCCCACCCGGGCAAGAAGCTGCTCTTCATGGGAGGCGAGTTCGGCCAGCCCTCGGAGTGGAGCAGTGACCGGAGCCTGGACTGGCACTTGCTGGAGGATCCGGGACACCGGGGCATCCAGTCCCTGGTGATGGACCTGAACCGGCTGTACCGGGACATTCCCGCGCTGTACGACGCGGACAGCGAGCCCCGGGGCTTCCAGTGGGTGCAGCCGGATGCGGCGGCGTCGAACGTGTTCTCCTTCATCCGGCGCTCGCGCACCCCGGGACGGCACGTGGTGTGTGTGGCCAACCTGTCCCCGGTTCCGCGCGAGAACTACCGCGTTGGCTTCCCGCTCCAGGGCTCCTACCAGGAGCTGGTGAACACGGACGCCCGGGAGTACGGGGGCTCGGGCATAGGCAACGGCGGGCAGATCCACACGGAGGATCAACCGTGGGATGGGCAGGCAGCGTCCGCGCTGCTGACGCTCCCTCCCCTCTCGGTGGTCTGGTTCAGCCCAGGCTGAGCCGTCTGGCCTCACTGGCGGAGGGGGGGAGAGAACCCCTCCCCGCCTCCGGGCACGGGATTACGGCGACGGGCACTTCGCGGGGCCGAGGGTGGCCTCGTAGTAGTACTTGTACAGATCGGGCGAGAGCGTGAAGTTGCACGTGTTCACGCTGGCCGGATCGAGATTCGGGTGGGACTCGATGTAACGGGCGATGTAGTCGCGCACCCCATCGGCGGAGGTCCAGAGGATCCTGCCCTCCCGGAACATGGAGAAGCCACCTCCGCCCCCCGCCCGGTAGTTGTTGATGGCGACGCGGAAGATCTGGTCATCGGTGACGTCCTGCCCCTTGAACCGCAGGTGGGTGAGGCGCGAGCCCGCGGGCTTGGTGAGATCAAAACCGTATTCGATGACCGAATAGAGGTCCCAGTTGTAGAGGCGTGCGTTGGGCTGCCTCGCCAGGTCCGGCTTGGAGACATCCGGCGGTGCGCTGGGGTTCCACGGGTTGAAGAACTGGGCGTTGACCTCCAGGGCCCGGCGCAGGATGGAGCCGTCGATCTCCATCACGTACAGCGTGTTGTCGTAGATGTAGATGCTGTAGGCATCACGCAGGGTGACGTCTCCCGAGGGAAGCGCGCCGGTATCGGTGAAGAGGGCGGCGAGCGAGAAGTCCACGGGATAGCCTTCCGCGGTAGCGGCCTCTTCCTGCACCTTGTTGATGAGGTCTGCCAGGGCGCTGTCCCCATACCGGGCGGCATGGCCTCCCGGAAAAGCGGCCTGGGTGGAGCCAATGCGGGCATTCA
This genomic window from Stigmatella ashevillena contains:
- the glgB gene encoding 1,4-alpha-glucan branching protein GlgB, with the translated sequence MKKPAERQPIDTEIQQLLELRHSEPHHLLGIHPDGDGVVVRAYRPDATAIHVVPDFGGRVPMTHRKGGIFEARLNGRDQVFNYLLEVEYPGNKTFTLRDPYSFLPTLGELDLYYAGQGRHERLWERMGAHLIHHNGVAGVSFAAWAPTAAGVSVVGDFNGWDGRLHPMRRMGASGIWELFIPEVGEGTRYKFEIRPNHGGAPLLKADPFAFRTEVPPATASVVHALNHFSWTDTQWLSTRSQGEPTHKPWSVYEVHIGSWRRIVQDGDRPLTYRELAHELGDYVKRMGFTHVELLPVSEHPYGPSWGYQVGNYYAPTARYGHPDDLRYLINHLHEQGIGILIDWVPGHFPRDAHALGNFDGTALYEHADPRQGSQPDWGTLVFNFGRNEVRNFLIANALFWIEEYHVDGLRVDAVASMLYLDYSRKHGEWVPNRWGGRENEEAITFLRELNDSVRSKHPGVVVIAEESTAWPKVSQPTTEGGLGFHFKWNMGWMHDTLLYFSKDPIYRQHHHNNLTFGLLYAFSENFMLPLSHDEVVHGKGSLYGRMPGDAWQKQANLRALLAWMWAHPGKKLLFMGGEFGQPSEWSSDRSLDWHLLEDPGHRGIQSLVMDLNRLYRDIPALYDADSEPRGFQWVQPDAAASNVFSFIRRSRTPGRHVVCVANLSPVPRENYRVGFPLQGSYQELVNTDAREYGGSGIGNGGQIHTEDQPWDGQAASALLTLPPLSVVWFSPG